Proteins found in one Venturia canescens isolate UGA chromosome 8, ASM1945775v1, whole genome shotgun sequence genomic segment:
- the Pfdn2 gene encoding prefoldin subunit 2: MASEKKSGVKPLNKNGKSNENILAHFQALRVDQRMMASKLSELELEVNEHKIVIDTLKNVDPKRKCYRMIGGILCERVVEDVIPSLVTTKEQLAKIIESLHDQLEKKGVEINDFKEKNNIRIRGQDELHRADQDSKENKQNAIVVDPIEL, from the exons ATggcgagcgaaaaaaaatcaggagtGAAGCCTCTCaacaaaaatggaaaatctaatgaaaatatattagCTCATTTTCAAGCACTCCGTGTCGATCAACGGATGATGGCGAGCAAACTTTCAGAATTGGAATTGGAAGTGAACGAGCACAA AATCGTTATCGATACTCTCAAAAATGTCGATCCTAAGAGAAAGTGTTACAGAATGATCGGAGGTATTTTATGTGAACGAGTCGTCGAAGATGTTATTCCTTCCCTCGTGACAACTAAGGAACAG CTTGCTAAAATAATCGAGTCCCTCCATGATCAACTAGAGAAAAAGGGTgttgaaataaatgatttcaaggaGAAAAACAACATTAGGATAAGAGGACAAGATGAGCTCCATAGAGCTGACCAAGATTCAAAGGAAAACAAGCAAAATGCTATTGTCGTTGATCCTATCGaactttaa
- the Fem-1 gene encoding protein fem-1 homolog B isoform X1, with the protein MPRLRVSRETADALEMAEDTVIESFINRVYYLAREGMAMYLYLLLMTQTEEQINTLINQKIMQQDGEECTLLTIAARHGHFKVVTMLIDKFKPDLEQEGTVKFDGYVIDGASALWCAAGAGYLDIVKTLVKAGADVNHATDTNSTPLRAACFDGRLDIVTYLTEHRANIHIANKYNNTCLMIAAYKGHEDVVSYLLDQGLSPDDKANCGATALHFAAECGHSNIIVELLKRGASITKNDSNMTPIITAAERSRAEVVEAFVQQNVVTKEETIDAYELLGASYANDKDSYCLVRAYKYLHRAMELRYSDPENVMRKNLGEPVKAYEYWRECETLDQLEAIKNNQNALHMEGLAIRERILGPRNAEVPHPLIFRGAIFADNARFDRCIDLWLHALKLRQSNNISVVKDLLRFAQVFSQMIHVGVDLQFQQVLDVLEANVIELCRNKAKLEESNPEDINQCINESESNIITTLYILTILTKLMTINGYGKNCDEPEVKRAHYLVHKLCALRCTFTNGRTLLHLAVNAKTPVDDFHTNDVCKFPCAATVKLLIQCGADVNAMDNDRNTPLHLIVTYQKPISGFMTLHCIILELIDAGAHIDTVNSLGKTPYEAAATGALKNPSVAEIILRTRTKISLKCMAAKAVKTYGLSYNGHVPRTLESFIELHGSGLNQG; encoded by the exons atgcctCGTTTACGCGTATCTCGTGAAACTGCAGATGCACTTGAGATGGCTGAAGACACAGTTATTGAGTCTTTCATAAATCGTGTTTACTATCTTGCACGAGAGGGTATGGCCATGTACCTTTACCTACTTCTTATGACACAAACCGAAGAACAAATTAACACTCTCATCAATCAG AAAATTATGCAACAGGATGGAGAAGAATGCACGCTCCTGACAATAGCTGCACGCCATGGACACTTCAAAGTAGTAACGATGTTGATCGACAAATTTAAGCCTGATTTGGAACAGGAAGGAACAGTGAAATTTGATGGATATGTCATAGATGGAGCGAGTGCACTCTGGTGCGCCGCtg GTGCGGGATATCTGGACATTGTGAAAACTCTTGTGAAGGCTGGAGCAGATGTGAATCATGCCACAGACACAAATTCGACCCCCTTAAGAGCAGCTTGTTTCGACGGTCGATTAGACATTGTAACTTACCTAACGGAGCACAGGGCAAACATTCACATAGCGAATAAATACAATAACACATGTTTAATGATCGCAGCTTACAAAGGACACGAAGACGTTGTCAGTTATTTGCTCGATCAAGGCCTAAGTCCAGATGACAAAGCCAACTGCGGAGCGACAGCTTTGCATTTTGCTGCCGAGTGTGGACATTCGAATATAATTGTCGAGTTATTGAAACGCGGGGCTAGCATAACGAAAAACGATAGCAATATGACACCGATTATCACGGCTGCGGAAAGATCTCGAGCCGAAGTCGTTGAAGCCTTCGTCCAACAAAACGTTGTAACCAAGGAAGAAACAATCGACGCGTACGAATTACTCGGCGCATCTTACGCAAATGATAAAGATAGTTATTGCCTAGTTAGGGCTTATAAATATCTTCATCGAGCAATGGAATTGag ATACAGCGATCCAGAAAATGTAATGCGAAAGAATCTTGGAGAACCTGTCAAAGCCTACGAATATTGGAGAGAATGTGAGACTTTGGACCAATTGGAAgctataaaaaataatcaaaacgcTCTTCATATGGAAGGTCTTGCCATTAGGGAAAGGATATTAG GTCCCCGTAATGCCGAGGTACCACATCCGTTGATATTCCGCGGAGCAATATTCGCTGACAACGCAAGATTCGACAGGTGCATCGATCTTTGGTTACATGCACTTAAATTGCGACAGTCTAACAATATATCCGTCGTGAAAGACTTGTTGCGTTTCGCTCAGGTTTTTTCACAGATGATACACGTCGGTGTGGATCTTCAGTTTCAACAAGTACTAGATGTTCTCGAAGCGAACGTCATCGAGCTCTGTAGGAACAAAGCAAAATTGGAGGAATCCAATCCAGAGGATATCAACCAGTGCATC AATGAGTCAGAATCAAACATCATCACGACCCTGTACATTTTGACGATTCTCACTAAACTCATGACCATCAATGGTTATGGGAAAAACTGTGACGAGCCAGAGGTTAAAAGAGCTCATTATCTCGTCCACAAACTCTGTGCGCTTCGTTGTACCTTTACCAATGGCCGAACACTTTTGCATCTTGCGGTCAATGCAAAGACTCCTGTTGATGATTTTCACACGAATGACGTGTGCAA atttcctTGCGCAGCTACAGTCAAATTATTGATACAGTGTGGCGCCGATGTGAATGCGATGGACAACGATAGGAATACGCCACTTCATTTGATCGTCACGTATCAAAAACCAATCAG TGGTTTTATGACGCTCCACTGTATAATATTGGAATTGATTGATGCTGGAGCTCACATAGATACCGTAAACAGTCTCGGGAAAACTCCTTATGAGGCTGCAGCGACTGGTGCGTTGAAAAATCCAA GTGTTGCAGAAATCATATTACGCACTCGAACGAAAATTTCACTCAAGTGTATGGCAGCAAAAGCCGTGAAAACGTACGGTTTGTCATATAACGGTCACGTACCACGCACACTCGAAAGCTTTATCGAACTTCACGGTTCAGGACTGAACCAGGGTTAA
- the Fem-1 gene encoding protein fem-1 homolog B isoform X3: MQQDGEECTLLTIAARHGHFKVVTMLIDKFKPDLEQEGTVKFDGYVIDGASALWCAAGAGYLDIVKTLVKAGADVNHATDTNSTPLRAACFDGRLDIVTYLTEHRANIHIANKYNNTCLMIAAYKGHEDVVSYLLDQGLSPDDKANCGATALHFAAECGHSNIIVELLKRGASITKNDSNMTPIITAAERSRAEVVEAFVQQNVVTKEETIDAYELLGASYANDKDSYCLVRAYKYLHRAMELRYSDPENVMRKNLGEPVKAYEYWRECETLDQLEAIKNNQNALHMEGLAIRERILGPRNAEVPHPLIFRGAIFADNARFDRCIDLWLHALKLRQSNNISVVKDLLRFAQVFSQMIHVGVDLQFQQVLDVLEANVIELCRNKAKLEESNPEDINQCINESESNIITTLYILTILTKLMTINGYGKNCDEPEVKRAHYLVHKLCALRCTFTNGRTLLHLAVNAKTPVDDFHTNDVCKFPCAATVKLLIQCGADVNAMDNDRNTPLHLIVTYQKPISGFMTLHCIILELIDAGAHIDTVNSLGKTPYEAAATGALKNPSVAEIILRTRTKISLKCMAAKAVKTYGLSYNGHVPRTLESFIELHGSGLNQG, translated from the exons ATGCAACAGGATGGAGAAGAATGCACGCTCCTGACAATAGCTGCACGCCATGGACACTTCAAAGTAGTAACGATGTTGATCGACAAATTTAAGCCTGATTTGGAACAGGAAGGAACAGTGAAATTTGATGGATATGTCATAGATGGAGCGAGTGCACTCTGGTGCGCCGCtg GTGCGGGATATCTGGACATTGTGAAAACTCTTGTGAAGGCTGGAGCAGATGTGAATCATGCCACAGACACAAATTCGACCCCCTTAAGAGCAGCTTGTTTCGACGGTCGATTAGACATTGTAACTTACCTAACGGAGCACAGGGCAAACATTCACATAGCGAATAAATACAATAACACATGTTTAATGATCGCAGCTTACAAAGGACACGAAGACGTTGTCAGTTATTTGCTCGATCAAGGCCTAAGTCCAGATGACAAAGCCAACTGCGGAGCGACAGCTTTGCATTTTGCTGCCGAGTGTGGACATTCGAATATAATTGTCGAGTTATTGAAACGCGGGGCTAGCATAACGAAAAACGATAGCAATATGACACCGATTATCACGGCTGCGGAAAGATCTCGAGCCGAAGTCGTTGAAGCCTTCGTCCAACAAAACGTTGTAACCAAGGAAGAAACAATCGACGCGTACGAATTACTCGGCGCATCTTACGCAAATGATAAAGATAGTTATTGCCTAGTTAGGGCTTATAAATATCTTCATCGAGCAATGGAATTGag ATACAGCGATCCAGAAAATGTAATGCGAAAGAATCTTGGAGAACCTGTCAAAGCCTACGAATATTGGAGAGAATGTGAGACTTTGGACCAATTGGAAgctataaaaaataatcaaaacgcTCTTCATATGGAAGGTCTTGCCATTAGGGAAAGGATATTAG GTCCCCGTAATGCCGAGGTACCACATCCGTTGATATTCCGCGGAGCAATATTCGCTGACAACGCAAGATTCGACAGGTGCATCGATCTTTGGTTACATGCACTTAAATTGCGACAGTCTAACAATATATCCGTCGTGAAAGACTTGTTGCGTTTCGCTCAGGTTTTTTCACAGATGATACACGTCGGTGTGGATCTTCAGTTTCAACAAGTACTAGATGTTCTCGAAGCGAACGTCATCGAGCTCTGTAGGAACAAAGCAAAATTGGAGGAATCCAATCCAGAGGATATCAACCAGTGCATC AATGAGTCAGAATCAAACATCATCACGACCCTGTACATTTTGACGATTCTCACTAAACTCATGACCATCAATGGTTATGGGAAAAACTGTGACGAGCCAGAGGTTAAAAGAGCTCATTATCTCGTCCACAAACTCTGTGCGCTTCGTTGTACCTTTACCAATGGCCGAACACTTTTGCATCTTGCGGTCAATGCAAAGACTCCTGTTGATGATTTTCACACGAATGACGTGTGCAA atttcctTGCGCAGCTACAGTCAAATTATTGATACAGTGTGGCGCCGATGTGAATGCGATGGACAACGATAGGAATACGCCACTTCATTTGATCGTCACGTATCAAAAACCAATCAG TGGTTTTATGACGCTCCACTGTATAATATTGGAATTGATTGATGCTGGAGCTCACATAGATACCGTAAACAGTCTCGGGAAAACTCCTTATGAGGCTGCAGCGACTGGTGCGTTGAAAAATCCAA GTGTTGCAGAAATCATATTACGCACTCGAACGAAAATTTCACTCAAGTGTATGGCAGCAAAAGCCGTGAAAACGTACGGTTTGTCATATAACGGTCACGTACCACGCACACTCGAAAGCTTTATCGAACTTCACGGTTCAGGACTGAACCAGGGTTAA
- the Fem-1 gene encoding protein fem-1 homolog B isoform X2, which translates to MPRLRVSRETADALEMAEDTVIESFINRVYYLAREGMAMYLYLLLMTQTEEQINTLINQKIMQQDGEECTLLTIAARHGHFKVVTMLIDKFKPDLEQEGTVKFDGYVIDGASALWCAAGAGYLDIVKTLVKAGADVNHATDTNSTPLRAACFDGRLDIVTYLTEHRANIHIANKYNNTCLMIAAYKGHEDVVSYLLDQGLSPDDKANCGATALHFAAECGHSNIIVELLKRGASITKNDSNMTPIITAAERSRAEVVEAFVQQNVVTKEETIDAYELLGASYANDKDSYCLVRAYKYLHRAMELRYSDPENVMRKNLGEPVKAYEYWRECETLDQLEAIKNNQNALHMEGLAIRERILGPRNAEVPHPLIFRGAIFADNARFDRCIDLWLHALKLRQSNNISVVKDLLRFAQVFSQMIHVGVDLQFQQVLDVLEANVIELCRNKAKLEESNPEDINQCINESESNIITTLYILTILTKLMTINGYGKNCDEPEVKRAHYLVHKLCALRCTFTNGRTLLHLAVNAKTPVDDFHTNDVCKFPCAATVKLLIQCGADVNAMDNDRNTPLHLIVTYQKPISGFMTLHCIILELIDAGAHIDTVNSLGKTPYEAAATGVAEIILRTRTKISLKCMAAKAVKTYGLSYNGHVPRTLESFIELHGSGLNQG; encoded by the exons atgcctCGTTTACGCGTATCTCGTGAAACTGCAGATGCACTTGAGATGGCTGAAGACACAGTTATTGAGTCTTTCATAAATCGTGTTTACTATCTTGCACGAGAGGGTATGGCCATGTACCTTTACCTACTTCTTATGACACAAACCGAAGAACAAATTAACACTCTCATCAATCAG AAAATTATGCAACAGGATGGAGAAGAATGCACGCTCCTGACAATAGCTGCACGCCATGGACACTTCAAAGTAGTAACGATGTTGATCGACAAATTTAAGCCTGATTTGGAACAGGAAGGAACAGTGAAATTTGATGGATATGTCATAGATGGAGCGAGTGCACTCTGGTGCGCCGCtg GTGCGGGATATCTGGACATTGTGAAAACTCTTGTGAAGGCTGGAGCAGATGTGAATCATGCCACAGACACAAATTCGACCCCCTTAAGAGCAGCTTGTTTCGACGGTCGATTAGACATTGTAACTTACCTAACGGAGCACAGGGCAAACATTCACATAGCGAATAAATACAATAACACATGTTTAATGATCGCAGCTTACAAAGGACACGAAGACGTTGTCAGTTATTTGCTCGATCAAGGCCTAAGTCCAGATGACAAAGCCAACTGCGGAGCGACAGCTTTGCATTTTGCTGCCGAGTGTGGACATTCGAATATAATTGTCGAGTTATTGAAACGCGGGGCTAGCATAACGAAAAACGATAGCAATATGACACCGATTATCACGGCTGCGGAAAGATCTCGAGCCGAAGTCGTTGAAGCCTTCGTCCAACAAAACGTTGTAACCAAGGAAGAAACAATCGACGCGTACGAATTACTCGGCGCATCTTACGCAAATGATAAAGATAGTTATTGCCTAGTTAGGGCTTATAAATATCTTCATCGAGCAATGGAATTGag ATACAGCGATCCAGAAAATGTAATGCGAAAGAATCTTGGAGAACCTGTCAAAGCCTACGAATATTGGAGAGAATGTGAGACTTTGGACCAATTGGAAgctataaaaaataatcaaaacgcTCTTCATATGGAAGGTCTTGCCATTAGGGAAAGGATATTAG GTCCCCGTAATGCCGAGGTACCACATCCGTTGATATTCCGCGGAGCAATATTCGCTGACAACGCAAGATTCGACAGGTGCATCGATCTTTGGTTACATGCACTTAAATTGCGACAGTCTAACAATATATCCGTCGTGAAAGACTTGTTGCGTTTCGCTCAGGTTTTTTCACAGATGATACACGTCGGTGTGGATCTTCAGTTTCAACAAGTACTAGATGTTCTCGAAGCGAACGTCATCGAGCTCTGTAGGAACAAAGCAAAATTGGAGGAATCCAATCCAGAGGATATCAACCAGTGCATC AATGAGTCAGAATCAAACATCATCACGACCCTGTACATTTTGACGATTCTCACTAAACTCATGACCATCAATGGTTATGGGAAAAACTGTGACGAGCCAGAGGTTAAAAGAGCTCATTATCTCGTCCACAAACTCTGTGCGCTTCGTTGTACCTTTACCAATGGCCGAACACTTTTGCATCTTGCGGTCAATGCAAAGACTCCTGTTGATGATTTTCACACGAATGACGTGTGCAA atttcctTGCGCAGCTACAGTCAAATTATTGATACAGTGTGGCGCCGATGTGAATGCGATGGACAACGATAGGAATACGCCACTTCATTTGATCGTCACGTATCAAAAACCAATCAG TGGTTTTATGACGCTCCACTGTATAATATTGGAATTGATTGATGCTGGAGCTCACATAGATACCGTAAACAGTCTCGGGAAAACTCCTTATGAGGCTGCAGCGACTG GTGTTGCAGAAATCATATTACGCACTCGAACGAAAATTTCACTCAAGTGTATGGCAGCAAAAGCCGTGAAAACGTACGGTTTGTCATATAACGGTCACGTACCACGCACACTCGAAAGCTTTATCGAACTTCACGGTTCAGGACTGAACCAGGGTTAA
- the LOC122415463 gene encoding uncharacterized protein isoform X2, translating to MANIRLTQNIDDEEEELKRDRMSDLQRRLTKAKMSCNMFEGISETELYHGLRLVASTALVGTLEEICYCSETKEYLVLEIGTMVHRYSMQGKPIRPPYALGSTMLFTKMVWCSAPKIFACYIPHDDMVWLINTSCKLLQILRNEFRIENIFYSSVANQIVVVGTNKLTRQN from the exons ATGGCAAATATTCGTCTAACTCAGAATATCGatgatgaagaagaagaattaaAAAGAGATAGAATGAGCGATTTGCAAAGACGTTTAACGAAAGCAAAAATGAGCTGTAACATGTTTGAGGGAATCAGTGAGACTGAATTATATCATGGCTTAAGATTAGTGGCATCAACTGCATTGGTTGGAACTTTAGAAGAAATTTGCTATTGCAGCGAAACCAAA GAATATCTCGTGCTGGAAATCGGAACGATGGTTCACAGATATTCGATGCAAGGAAAACCCATCAGACCACCGTACGCGCTCGGTTCGACAATGTTATTTACGAAAATGGTGTGGTGTTCTGCGCCAAAAATTTTCGCTTGTTACATTCCTCACGACGATATGGTCTGGCTTATCAATACTTCTTGCAAACTCCTGCAAATTCTTCGCAACGAATTCAGAATAGAAAACATATTTTACTCGTCCGTTGCCAATCAGATTGTAGTCGTTGGAACTAATAAACTAACG CGGCAGAATTGA
- the LOC122415463 gene encoding uncharacterized protein isoform X1: MANIRLTQNIDDEEEELKRDRMSDLQRRLTKAKMSCNMFEGISETELYHGLRLVASTALVGTLEEICYCSETKEYLVLEIGTMVHRYSMQGKPIRPPYALGSTMLFTKMVWCSAPKIFACYIPHDDMVWLINTSCKLLQILRNEFRIENIFYSSVANQIVVVGTNKLTMYPMHDVEHPLDSLYMINYLDSSYGSVWRIEYSSLIEQSSSD; this comes from the exons ATGGCAAATATTCGTCTAACTCAGAATATCGatgatgaagaagaagaattaaAAAGAGATAGAATGAGCGATTTGCAAAGACGTTTAACGAAAGCAAAAATGAGCTGTAACATGTTTGAGGGAATCAGTGAGACTGAATTATATCATGGCTTAAGATTAGTGGCATCAACTGCATTGGTTGGAACTTTAGAAGAAATTTGCTATTGCAGCGAAACCAAA GAATATCTCGTGCTGGAAATCGGAACGATGGTTCACAGATATTCGATGCAAGGAAAACCCATCAGACCACCGTACGCGCTCGGTTCGACAATGTTATTTACGAAAATGGTGTGGTGTTCTGCGCCAAAAATTTTCGCTTGTTACATTCCTCACGACGATATGGTCTGGCTTATCAATACTTCTTGCAAACTCCTGCAAATTCTTCGCAACGAATTCAGAATAGAAAACATATTTTACTCGTCCGTTGCCAATCAGATTGTAGTCGTTGGAACTAATAAACTAACG ATGTATCCTATGCACGACGTCGAACATCCGCTCGATAGTCTTTACATGATCAACTATTTGGACAGTAGCTACGGATCTGTCTGGAGAATCGAATATTCATCCCTCATAGAACAAAGTTCCAGTGATTGA
- the LOC122415459 gene encoding WD repeat-containing protein 97-like, which translates to MSLRSDIVIEGSAQFVNKRLGVTTSGITALLYHRTSQWIITGDQQGNVCGWSLNLDCTMSCSNGHDSQIKLIIRHPSICGFLTVCNEDILQVWSCNLREKMESFSEIGEISSIAINESATSLATLGSKLNCFIMNQLYVFYAPLTASATNLSSTTNPTFPTRVIATSCDNTTRILSSAKGRQINVQILSPKLDVIAASYSGITNRMYTIILKTGEILVSSVKSKPMKLKHVWVSDERTITRVIVYESFEKIIPIEGSEEIKINPVSALIIAGTSNGELVVFEETSGKHNTRVAAHDGQIIDLSSSRITRQLVSVGQDRCVKVWRIFPDLTSPLVLTCTVYHVIPITRAAMIRFTICLISSTAVTKDHRVIMYDSSERTRMDHHRLKEHSDLITSIATLESLEICATSSLDKTIRIWNEANELIKILFINTASQHIVFSSLRGDIVLSAGKHLYRIPSENYLSPEHRIRINVEKIPEELDDIVILEDVGYRVYEDQLDRETLLHPVSSTPFGSLDTENSEALKLQIMMLEQMTLNLRYKEEDILKIKEGEIKGTRLVGNKSIMSRDAWDKHMDELLETSKQTDMEESPDTVFRSVKIYPGKRVYNQPEIFRMIHGYSMLSLDIHVEDLQSMMKAAKLPRSGFTPNSLIYKIEDLPEEEEIELVVEKEKFKYQYPPEILYGDSKEDSHENYDIRWTLSQIAELEAFEDREIDE; encoded by the exons ATGTCTCTAAGATCTGACATCGTAATCGAAGGCTCTGCCCAATTTGTCAACAAAAGATTGGGTGTAACGACATCTGGAATAACAGCATTATTATATCATCGAACGAGCCAATGGATAATAACAGGTGACCAACAGGGCAACGTTTGCGGATGGAGTCTCAATTTGGATTGTACAATGTCATGTTCGAATGGTCATGATTctcaaataaaattgattattcgacATCCATCGATATGCGGATTTCTAACTGTATGCAACGAGGACATTTTGCAAGTTTGGAGCTGCaatcttcgtgaaaaaatggaatcgtTTAGTGAAATTGGTGAAATCAGTAGTATCGCCATAAACGAATCTGCCACTTCGTTGGCCACTCTTGGAAgcaaattaaattgttttattATGAATCAACTATACGTTTTCTACGCTCCATTAAC AGCATCTGCCACGAATTTATCGTCTACGACAAACCCGACTTTTCCAACTCGTGTAATCGCCACGAGCTGTGACAATACCACCCGAATTTTATCCTCAGCTAAAGGTCGACAAATAAATGTCCAGATACTCTCTCCTAAACTCGATGTAATTGCAGCATCGTACAGTGGAATCACAA ACAGGATGTACACGATAATATTGAAAACCGGAGAGATACTGGTGAGCAGCGTTAAGAGCAAACCCATGAAATTAAA ACACGTTTGGGTGAGTGACGAACGTACAATAACGCGCGTTATCGTTTAtgaatcttttgaaaaaataataccgATCGAAGGCtcggaagaaataaaaataaatccaGTATCGGCGTTAATCATAGCCGGAACATCAAACGGAGAGCTCGTAGTTTTTGAGGAAACAAGTGGAAAACACAACACCAGGGTTGCGGCGCACGATGGACAAATCATTGATTTATCCTCGTCAAGAATAACGCGTCAACTCGTTTCCGTAGGTCAAGATAGATGCGTCAAAGTTTGGCGAATTTTTCCTGATTTAACGTCACCGCTAGTTCTTACGTGTACCGTTTACCACGTTATTCCGATCACACGAGCTGCCATGATACG ATTTACGATCTGTTTGATCAGCAGTACTGCGGTAACGAAAGATCATCGTGTCATCATGTACGATAGCTCTGAAAGAA CAAGAATGGATCATCATCGGTTGAAAGAACATTCGGATCTCATTACCAGTATTGCGACATTAGAAAGTCTCGAAATATGTGCAACTTCCTCTTTGGACAAAACCATCCGCATCTGGAATGAAGCAAACGAACTTATCAAgattttattcataaatacAGCCTCCCAACAcatcgttttttcctctctcagaGGTGACATCGTTTTGAGTGCTGGAAAACATCTGTACAGAATTCCCTCTGAAAATT atctatCGCCGGAGCATCGAAttcgaataaatgttgaaaaaatacctGAGGAATTGGATGATATTGTGATATTGGAAGATGTTGGTTACCGAGTTTACGAGGATCAACTCGATCGTGAAACACTTTTGCATCCGGTCAGCAGTACTCCGTTCGGATCTCTTGACACTGAAAATTCTGAAGCTCTTAAATTACAAATTATGATGCTGGAACAAATGACTTTGAATTTGCGATACAAAGAGGAAG ACATTCTGAAAATCAAAGAAGGTGAGATCAAAGGAACTCGACTAGTGGGAAATAAATCGATAATGAGCAGGGACGCTTGGGACAAACATATGGATGAATTATTGGAAACGTCAAAACAAACGGATATGGAAGAATCGCCGGATACTGTTTTCCGAAGCGTCAAAATTTATCCCGGAAAACGAGTTTACAACCAGCCGGAAATATTCAGAATGATCCATg GATACAGTATGCTGAGTTTGGACATCCATGTGGAAGATTTACAGTCGATGATGAAGGCAGCAAAATTGCCACGATCTGGCTTCACACCGAATTCTCtcatttataaaattgaagatttaCCTGAAGAAGAGGAAATTGAATTGGTTgtcgaaaaagaaaagttcAAATACCAGTATCCTCCGGAGATTTTG taCGGTGACTCGAAAGAAGATTCTCACGAGAATTACGATATTCGGTGGACTCTTTCTCAGATAGCAGAACTCGAGGCATTCGAAGATAGGGAAATAGACGAgtga